A genomic window from Gemmatimonadaceae bacterium includes:
- a CDS encoding Rid family detoxifying hydrolase, with product MTHQYVHSAGLPKPVGPYSPGIAFDRLIFVSGQGATDPETGKLAGADAATQTEQCLHNVRTILQAAGSDLQHVLRCGVFLLDMKEFGEMNRVYERVFGEHRPARTTIQAAALPGEGLRVEIDCIAYRP from the coding sequence ATGACGCATCAATACGTGCACAGCGCGGGTCTGCCCAAACCCGTTGGTCCGTATTCGCCGGGCATCGCGTTCGATCGGTTGATCTTCGTGTCGGGCCAGGGCGCGACCGATCCCGAAACCGGCAAGCTCGCCGGCGCGGACGCCGCGACGCAGACGGAGCAATGTCTGCACAACGTGCGAACGATTCTTCAGGCCGCCGGTTCCGATCTGCAACACGTGCTGCGCTGCGGCGTGTTTCTCCTCGACATGAAGGAGTTCGGGGAGATGAATCGCGTCTACGAACGCGTGTTCGGCGAGCATCGTCCCGCGCGCACGACGATTCAGGCAGCCGCGTTGCCGGGCGAGGGGCTGCGCGTCGAGATCGACTGCATCGCGTATCGTCCTTGA
- a CDS encoding heparan-alpha-glucosaminide N-acetyltransferase domain-containing protein, whose protein sequence is MQSADLPTTSSSTRTAAMAGRWRGLDAFRGLAVIGMLLVNNPGNHDAVYTQLEHSAWHGCTIADLVFPFFLFVVGITTTISLTAMARRGDDAAARARIWRRATIIVGIGVALNWFPFYQSGDIPWTTHPGLPDRMAERLLLLRIPGVMQRIGVAYLAAALIAWRASSRTIAIGILALLIGYWLLLTVVPVPSEGVIGAAVLDHPARTIVAHTDRALFDWTRWGLGNHLWDSALTWDPEGALSTVSSVATVLLGVVCGRWTLSRTPEQRLRPLFVVGAAAMVVGWCWSFVYPLNKPLWTGSYVVYTAGVGAVLLGILGALLDGRARARWSQPFIAFGANPLIAYAGSELARRILHSSIKLRATGGRIGLDEWTTRQIENVGLAPKAASLAWALLFLAAWWLVLSRLSRRRLFVRV, encoded by the coding sequence ATGCAATCTGCCGACCTCCCGACCACCTCGTCCAGCACGCGCACCGCCGCCATGGCCGGCCGCTGGCGCGGGCTCGACGCGTTTCGAGGGCTCGCGGTCATCGGAATGCTCCTCGTAAACAATCCTGGAAATCACGACGCGGTCTACACGCAGCTCGAGCACTCCGCGTGGCATGGCTGCACCATCGCCGACCTCGTCTTTCCTTTCTTTCTGTTCGTCGTCGGTATCACGACCACCATCTCTCTCACCGCGATGGCGCGTCGCGGCGACGACGCGGCCGCGCGCGCGCGAATCTGGCGTCGTGCCACGATCATCGTCGGAATCGGTGTCGCGCTCAACTGGTTTCCCTTTTATCAATCGGGCGACATTCCGTGGACGACGCATCCGGGTTTGCCCGACCGAATGGCCGAGCGGTTGTTGTTGCTGCGCATTCCCGGCGTGATGCAGCGCATTGGCGTCGCGTATCTCGCGGCGGCGCTGATCGCCTGGCGCGCTTCGTCGCGGACGATCGCAATCGGTATACTGGCGCTGCTCATTGGCTATTGGCTGCTGCTCACCGTCGTTCCGGTTCCCAGCGAAGGTGTGATCGGTGCCGCGGTGCTCGATCACCCCGCGCGCACGATCGTCGCGCACACCGACCGCGCGCTCTTCGACTGGACGCGCTGGGGACTGGGGAATCATTTGTGGGACAGCGCCCTGACATGGGATCCGGAAGGGGCGCTCTCGACCGTGTCGTCGGTCGCGACGGTGCTGCTCGGCGTGGTGTGCGGCCGCTGGACGTTGTCGCGAACGCCTGAACAACGGCTACGCCCGCTGTTCGTGGTGGGCGCGGCGGCGATGGTCGTTGGCTGGTGCTGGAGTTTCGTGTACCCGCTGAACAAGCCGCTGTGGACGGGATCGTACGTCGTGTACACCGCTGGTGTTGGCGCGGTGCTGCTCGGGATCCTCGGCGCGCTGCTCGATGGCCGCGCGCGTGCACGTTGGTCACAGCCATTCATTGCGTTTGGCGCGAATCCGCTCATTGCGTACGCGGGATCGGAGCTGGCGCGAAGAATTCTTCATTCGTCGATCAAACTGCGCGCGACGGGTGGACGAATTGGGCTCGACGAATGGACGACGCGTCAAATCGAGAACGTCGGACTGGCACCCAAGGCCGCGTCGCTCGCGTGGGCGTTGCTGTTTCTTGCCGCGTGGTGGTTGGTGCTATCGCGACTCAGTCGGCGACGGCTTTTCGTGCGAGTGTGA
- a CDS encoding M20/M25/M40 family metallo-hydrolase: MMARHWRVCFALSATATVIAASAGAQSQTMPRQADRDLARSIYKEMVEIKSGYTTGATTPVAEAAARRLKAAGFPASDIFIGGASPAKANLVVRYHGTGHARPILLLAHTDVVEANREDWSMDPFTLTEKDGYFYGRGTGDDKAQAAVWIANLIRYKREGFKPDRDIIVALTADEEGGGSYNGVAWLLKNKRSLIDAELALNEGGWGESVAGKPLSNDLQVSEKYVINYRLEVRNKGGHSSLPVADNAIYHLAGALDRISKFGFPLKTNDVTRAYFREMSKIETGPIAADLGKVADGDAAAMARVASSTTAWNATLRTTCVATQLEGGHAKNALPQLAAANVNCRVLPEDGVAYVTQTLDRVIADTAVKLIVDGTPQRGPASPMRNDLMSAVSTVTSAMWPGVATVPMMVMGATDGLYLRAAGIPTYGIQGFFYDRDDIRFHGRDERLKVKSFYEGQTFLYDLVKRLAGGPAT, encoded by the coding sequence ATGATGGCTCGCCATTGGAGGGTCTGTTTTGCCCTGAGCGCCACCGCTACCGTCATCGCCGCGTCGGCCGGCGCGCAGAGCCAGACCATGCCGCGGCAAGCCGACCGCGACCTCGCCCGCTCCATCTACAAGGAAATGGTCGAGATCAAATCCGGATACACGACGGGCGCCACGACGCCGGTCGCCGAAGCGGCGGCACGCCGCCTCAAGGCCGCCGGATTTCCCGCGTCGGACATCTTCATCGGCGGCGCGAGTCCGGCCAAAGCCAATCTCGTCGTGCGATATCACGGCACCGGTCACGCGCGTCCGATCCTGCTGCTCGCCCACACCGATGTCGTCGAGGCGAACCGCGAGGATTGGAGCATGGATCCGTTCACGCTCACCGAGAAGGACGGCTACTTCTACGGGCGCGGCACCGGCGACGACAAGGCGCAAGCCGCGGTATGGATCGCCAATCTCATCCGCTACAAGCGCGAAGGATTCAAGCCCGACCGCGACATCATCGTCGCCCTCACCGCCGACGAAGAAGGCGGCGGGTCGTACAATGGCGTCGCGTGGCTGCTCAAGAACAAACGCTCGCTGATCGACGCCGAGCTCGCGCTGAACGAAGGCGGATGGGGCGAGTCGGTGGCGGGGAAGCCACTGTCGAACGATCTCCAGGTGAGCGAGAAGTACGTCATCAACTACCGGCTCGAGGTGCGCAACAAGGGCGGTCACAGCTCGCTGCCCGTGGCGGACAACGCCATCTATCATCTCGCCGGTGCGCTCGACCGGATCTCGAAATTTGGATTCCCGCTCAAGACCAACGACGTCACGCGCGCCTACTTCCGCGAGATGTCGAAGATCGAGACGGGACCGATCGCCGCCGATCTCGGCAAGGTCGCGGATGGCGATGCCGCGGCGATGGCGCGCGTCGCGAGCTCGACAACGGCGTGGAATGCCACGCTGCGCACGACGTGCGTCGCCACGCAGCTCGAGGGCGGCCACGCGAAGAACGCATTGCCGCAGCTCGCGGCGGCCAACGTGAATTGCCGTGTGCTGCCCGAAGACGGCGTTGCCTACGTCACACAGACGCTCGATCGCGTCATCGCCGACACCGCGGTCAAGCTCATCGTCGACGGCACGCCGCAGCGCGGACCGGCGTCGCCCATGCGCAACGATCTCATGTCGGCCGTGAGCACCGTGACGAGCGCGATGTGGCCCGGGGTCGCGACGGTTCCCATGATGGTCATGGGCGCGACCGACGGGCTCTACCTGCGCGCCGCCGGAATTCCCACTTATGGTATTCAAGGATTCTTCTACGACCGCGACGACATCCGCTTTCACGGCCGCGACGAACGCCTCAAGGTGAAGTCCTTCTATGAGGGGCAGACGTTCCTGTACGATCTCGTGAAGCGACTCGCCGGCGGTCCGGCGACCTGA
- a CDS encoding tRNA (cytidine(34)-2'-O)-methyltransferase, translated as MGLHVVLVHPEIHWNTGNAGRSCLAAGATLHLIEPLGFSLDEREVKRAGLDYWEHVDLRVWPSWEAFERELPALGEPFFFSTKAKRVYWDAPLGGAADVVLVFGRETGGLPADLHERYHERFVTMPILSPRVRSLNLSTSVAVALYEVLRQRRASA; from the coding sequence GTGGGCCTTCACGTCGTTCTCGTTCATCCCGAGATCCACTGGAACACCGGTAACGCCGGCCGCAGCTGTCTCGCCGCCGGGGCCACGTTGCACCTCATCGAACCGCTCGGCTTTTCCCTCGACGAACGCGAGGTGAAGCGCGCGGGCCTGGATTATTGGGAGCACGTCGACCTGCGCGTGTGGCCGAGCTGGGAGGCATTCGAGCGCGAGCTGCCGGCGCTCGGCGAGCCATTTTTCTTCTCGACCAAAGCCAAACGGGTGTACTGGGACGCTCCGCTCGGCGGCGCCGCCGACGTCGTGTTGGTCTTCGGACGCGAAACCGGCGGCTTGCCGGCCGACCTTCACGAACGCTATCATGAGCGTTTTGTAACGATGCCCATTCTCTCGCCCCGCGTCCGCTCACTCAACCTGTCGACGAGCGTGGCGGTGGCGCTGTACGAAGTGTTGCGACAGCGGCGCGCATCCGCGTGA
- a CDS encoding DinB family protein: MDFNLQQGIAVLERTSATLRAMLLGLPREWTEANEGPNTWSAYDIVGHLVHGERTDWITRAKIILAQGVDTRFTPYDRFAQFRESEGKSLPQLLDEFARLRTENLTQLAGWRLTDAQLALEGVHPEFGAVTLRQLFSTWVAHDLGHIAQIARVMAKQYRDAIGPWRAYLPIMER, from the coding sequence ATGGATTTCAATCTCCAACAGGGCATCGCCGTTCTCGAGCGCACATCCGCGACGCTCCGCGCGATGCTCCTCGGGCTGCCCCGCGAATGGACGGAAGCCAACGAAGGTCCGAACACGTGGAGCGCCTACGACATCGTCGGGCACCTCGTGCACGGCGAGCGGACTGACTGGATTACCCGCGCGAAGATCATCCTGGCGCAGGGCGTCGACACGCGGTTCACGCCGTACGACCGCTTCGCGCAATTTCGGGAGAGCGAAGGGAAGTCGCTTCCACAGCTGCTCGACGAATTCGCGCGCTTGCGTACCGAAAATCTGACGCAGCTTGCCGGTTGGAGACTCACCGACGCGCAGCTCGCGTTGGAGGGCGTGCATCCGGAGTTCGGCGCCGTGACGCTGCGACAACTCTTCTCGACATGGGTTGCTCATGACCTCGGCCACATTGCGCAGATTGCCCGGGTAATGGCGAAACAGTATCGTGACGCGATCGGTCCGTGGCGGGCATACTTGCCGATCATGGAGCGATAA
- a CDS encoding glycosyltransferase family 4 protein, whose amino-acid sequence MRVLFVGTNPGGGGTESHFISLARSLADAGHEIIAAVRPDDFIHRGLADHPRVRLVPAEFRSRRDLRTIRELSCLMRSLRPDWVVGAFKAEYWGLAVAAKLAGVRLVLFSHLDQRIRPAMVHDFARLVRGIVVPSEYLRRRTIERGVRGDLVAVLPNPIDVDRFTVTSDLRARARHSLGLGDDDLVVGYVGRFEPAKGVMTLASALGQTMARIPRLHALWVGHGKSESELRSLTSATCFESRHHWLPWLDDVSPAYAAMDMLALPSEGSETFGRVLVEAQACGVPVLGARNGGIPEALFEDRTGWLVAPGDVPAWDRAIEMLAGNDARRHRFAERGRRFALQFDSRRIAEKFPRVLASFDGRPVVESPRVERLDPVVTLARKAVAD is encoded by the coding sequence ATGCGTGTGCTGTTTGTCGGCACCAACCCTGGCGGCGGCGGTACCGAGAGCCATTTCATCTCGCTCGCGCGTTCACTGGCCGATGCCGGACACGAAATCATCGCCGCGGTTCGTCCAGATGACTTCATTCACCGCGGCCTGGCCGACCATCCTCGCGTGCGCCTGGTGCCCGCGGAGTTCAGAAGCCGCCGCGATCTCCGCACGATTCGCGAACTGTCATGCTTGATGCGATCCCTGCGGCCCGATTGGGTCGTTGGTGCGTTCAAGGCGGAATACTGGGGACTCGCCGTCGCCGCAAAGCTGGCCGGCGTGCGCCTCGTCCTATTCTCGCATCTCGATCAGCGCATTCGTCCCGCCATGGTCCATGACTTCGCGCGACTGGTGCGCGGCATCGTCGTGCCGTCCGAATATTTGCGGCGACGAACCATCGAGCGCGGCGTACGCGGGGACCTCGTCGCGGTTCTGCCGAATCCGATCGACGTCGATCGATTCACCGTCACGTCCGACCTGCGCGCACGCGCTCGCCATTCACTCGGACTCGGCGACGACGATCTCGTCGTCGGTTACGTGGGTCGTTTCGAGCCGGCGAAAGGCGTGATGACGCTCGCGAGCGCGCTCGGTCAGACCATGGCGCGCATTCCGCGCTTGCACGCGTTGTGGGTGGGGCACGGCAAATCCGAATCGGAGCTGCGAAGCCTGACCTCAGCGACTTGCTTCGAGTCGCGGCACCATTGGTTGCCGTGGCTCGACGACGTGTCTCCGGCGTACGCGGCCATGGACATGCTCGCCCTGCCTTCAGAGGGCAGCGAAACCTTCGGCCGCGTCCTCGTCGAAGCACAGGCCTGCGGCGTACCCGTGCTCGGCGCCCGCAACGGCGGCATTCCTGAAGCGCTGTTCGAGGATCGCACAGGATGGCTCGTCGCGCCGGGCGACGTCCCGGCATGGGACCGCGCGATCGAGATGCTCGCCGGCAACGACGCGAGGCGCCATCGCTTCGCGGAACGTGGCCGACGGTTCGCGCTGCAGTTCGACAGCCGTCGCATCGCTGAGAAGTTCCCGCGCGTGCTGGCGTCGTTCGATGGCCGCCCGGTCGTTGAGTCGCCTCGCGTCGAGCGGCTCGATCCGGTCGTCACACTCGCACGAAAAGCCGTCGCCGACTGA
- a CDS encoding Ig-like domain-containing protein: MMMHPALHRFLGYALVSIGLGACGDTPATPPSAVAPSASAVRIAPSPLRIAVGADSQAIAIVTDDRGTILSNQDVRWSSTNVSVAFVTDGGLVQGRAAGTAIITAIVGNHIGLDTVTVVGPTS; this comes from the coding sequence ATGATGATGCACCCGGCGCTCCACCGCTTCCTCGGATATGCACTCGTGTCGATTGGACTCGGCGCCTGCGGCGACACGCCGGCCACTCCGCCCTCCGCCGTAGCCCCTTCGGCTTCGGCGGTACGCATTGCGCCGTCGCCCTTGCGCATCGCCGTGGGGGCCGACAGTCAGGCGATCGCGATCGTGACCGACGATCGAGGCACCATTCTGTCGAACCAGGACGTCCGGTGGAGCTCGACCAACGTGTCGGTCGCGTTCGTGACCGACGGCGGACTCGTACAGGGGCGCGCCGCCGGCACGGCGATCATTACGGCGATCGTCGGAAACCACATTGGCCTCGACACCGTCACCGTGGTGGGACCCACATCGTGA
- a CDS encoding DUF2277 domain-containing protein: MCRNIRTLANFEPPATDDEVRASALQFVRKLSGTHHPSRANEAVFNQAVEEVAAAAHRLLTSLEIHAPPRDREVERQKAQERARKRFA, encoded by the coding sequence ATGTGCCGCAACATTCGAACACTCGCCAACTTCGAACCGCCGGCGACCGATGATGAAGTCCGCGCATCGGCCTTGCAGTTCGTGCGCAAGTTGAGCGGGACGCATCATCCGTCGCGCGCTAACGAGGCCGTGTTCAACCAGGCGGTCGAGGAAGTGGCCGCCGCGGCGCACCGGCTACTGACGTCGCTCGAGATTCATGCGCCGCCGCGCGATCGCGAGGTCGAGCGGCAAAAGGCGCAGGAACGCGCCCGCAAGCGCTTCGCGTGA
- a CDS encoding DUF4239 domain-containing protein: protein MSSAKTPPGNAMDTMSKRLVIVLVTLAVTMLAVNIVRRHAPHAKMKDNHEFGGLMYQVLGLIYGVYLAFTIIAVWEQFGDADKTATNEATHLSELWRDAQVFPASSRTLVQDKLYTYTKNVVDKEWPNMAVGKGAEATTANSYEDLWNAYYAVPTATNDPKQAAFYEQSIHELNELGMLRRLRMLEATAALPSLMWGLLLGGGAVTIAFMFVFGTRVAATQYAVTGVVSTMLVFSILMVGALEHPFQGDVSIKPDAFSSVLQSMDQRLARQRTDSTLSAPTVGQAGTAGKASAKKLR, encoded by the coding sequence ATGTCGTCGGCGAAGACTCCGCCGGGGAACGCGATGGACACGATGTCGAAGCGACTCGTAATCGTTCTCGTGACGCTCGCTGTCACGATGCTTGCCGTGAACATCGTGCGCCGCCATGCGCCGCACGCGAAAATGAAGGACAACCACGAGTTCGGCGGATTGATGTACCAGGTCCTCGGCCTCATTTACGGCGTGTACCTGGCGTTCACGATCATCGCGGTGTGGGAGCAGTTCGGCGACGCCGACAAAACCGCGACGAACGAAGCCACGCACCTGAGCGAGTTGTGGCGCGATGCCCAGGTGTTTCCGGCATCGTCACGGACACTGGTGCAGGACAAGCTCTACACGTACACGAAGAACGTCGTCGACAAGGAATGGCCGAACATGGCCGTGGGCAAAGGCGCGGAGGCCACGACGGCGAACTCTTATGAGGATCTTTGGAACGCGTATTACGCGGTTCCGACTGCGACGAACGACCCGAAGCAAGCGGCATTCTACGAGCAATCCATTCATGAGCTCAATGAGCTCGGAATGCTGAGACGGCTTCGCATGCTCGAAGCGACGGCGGCGCTGCCGTCGCTCATGTGGGGCCTGCTGCTCGGCGGCGGGGCAGTGACGATTGCCTTCATGTTCGTGTTCGGAACGCGCGTCGCGGCGACGCAGTACGCCGTCACCGGGGTCGTGTCGACGATGCTCGTTTTCAGTATTCTCATGGTCGGCGCGCTCGAGCATCCGTTTCAAGGCGACGTGAGCATCAAACCGGATGCGTTCAGCAGCGTGCTTCAGTCGATGGATCAGCGGCTGGCGCGACAACGGACGGACTCCACCCTCTCGGCCCCCACCGTCGGCCAGGCTGGAACGGCCGGAAAGGCCTCCGCCAAGAAATTGCGCTGA
- a CDS encoding glycogen synthase yields MQRTPPPLVSPDGRAVRVVHLVAELAPFARSGGLGEAIASLARFQSASGVSTAIVMPLYDRVRDVVSDMEPVGSTFHVQVGPRAERVRLWKHRPQAHEALAATDVYFLEADEYFARPYIYGPPGSDYPDNARRYACFAKAAVSALPLIAPGAPVLLHAHDWHTALAPVYLRLMPPLLNVGTVKCVFTVHNAGFQGHFPPATLADIGLPASLFNMRQLEWYGIVNLLKGGLVFADAVTTVSPTHAHELRTGAGGFGLDGVFVALRDRFSGILNGIDQAAWDPATDRVLPSNYSLEDLNGKYACRQALQLETGLRATDEMPIVAMSARLVSQKGLDLILGDPAYFAIDAQFLFLGSGEPRYEAALHAIADRAPNRIVVETRFSEELEHRLLAGADVCLMPSQYEPCGLTQMRAQRYGTIPVARRVGGLADTIEDGETGFLFDEYTSSDFMRAVMRAVEQFEEPDGWLHMIRSAMSRDFGWERSAARYLALYQRVIASHGTRSAASVV; encoded by the coding sequence ATGCAACGGACCCCGCCGCCTCTCGTATCGCCCGACGGGCGCGCCGTGCGAGTCGTGCATCTCGTCGCCGAGCTCGCTCCGTTCGCGCGAAGCGGTGGATTGGGTGAGGCGATCGCGAGCCTGGCGCGATTCCAATCCGCGTCCGGCGTTTCGACGGCGATCGTGATGCCGCTGTACGATCGCGTGCGCGACGTCGTCAGCGACATGGAGCCGGTCGGCTCGACATTTCACGTGCAGGTTGGTCCGCGTGCCGAGCGCGTTCGGCTCTGGAAGCATCGCCCGCAGGCGCACGAGGCATTGGCGGCGACCGACGTCTATTTCCTCGAGGCCGACGAGTACTTCGCCCGTCCGTACATCTACGGACCGCCGGGCTCCGACTACCCCGACAATGCACGGCGCTACGCGTGCTTCGCGAAGGCGGCCGTGAGTGCGCTGCCGTTGATCGCGCCGGGCGCGCCGGTGTTGCTGCACGCGCACGATTGGCACACGGCGTTGGCACCCGTCTATCTCCGCTTGATGCCGCCCCTCCTGAATGTCGGCACCGTGAAGTGCGTGTTCACCGTTCATAACGCCGGCTTTCAGGGACACTTTCCGCCGGCCACGCTGGCGGACATTGGCTTGCCGGCGTCGCTGTTCAACATGCGGCAGCTCGAGTGGTACGGCATCGTGAATCTGCTCAAGGGCGGGCTGGTCTTCGCCGACGCGGTGACGACGGTCAGCCCGACGCACGCGCACGAGCTGCGCACGGGCGCCGGCGGCTTCGGACTGGACGGTGTGTTCGTCGCGCTGCGCGACCGATTCAGCGGCATCCTGAACGGCATCGACCAGGCGGCGTGGGACCCGGCCACCGATCGAGTCCTGCCATCCAACTACTCATTAGAGGATTTGAATGGCAAGTACGCCTGCCGCCAGGCGCTGCAGCTCGAGACGGGCCTTCGCGCCACGGACGAGATGCCGATCGTCGCCATGAGCGCCCGGCTGGTCTCCCAGAAGGGTCTGGATCTCATTCTCGGCGATCCGGCCTACTTCGCCATCGACGCCCAATTCCTTTTCCTCGGCAGCGGCGAGCCGCGCTATGAAGCCGCACTGCACGCGATCGCGGACCGCGCGCCCAACCGCATCGTCGTCGAGACGCGCTTCTCCGAGGAGCTCGAGCATCGCCTGCTCGCCGGCGCCGACGTGTGCCTCATGCCCTCGCAGTACGAGCCGTGCGGCCTCACGCAAATGCGCGCGCAGCGCTACGGCACCATTCCCGTGGCGCGACGGGTCGGCGGTCTCGCCGACACCATCGAGGACGGCGAGACCGGATTCCTGTTCGACGAATACACCTCGTCGGATTTCATGCGCGCCGTCATGCGCGCGGTCGAACAGTTCGAGGAGCCCGACGGCTGGCTGCACATGATTCGCTCCGCGATGTCCCGCGATTTCGGGTGGGAGCGTTCGGCGGCCAGGTATCTTGCGCTGTATCAGCGCGTCATCGCGAGCCACGGAACGCGATCGGCCGCCTCGGTCGTGTGA
- a CDS encoding GNAT family N-acetyltransferase: MSVPGELRTARLYMRPWRADDAALLHPVLVANQAHIAPWIPRRVSDPATVALLAERLSGFAADFAEDREWRYALFTPNEAKVLGEAALFPRSETSRASFDESDRVELGYWLRQDVTGNGFVTEAVEALLRVASSIPRFTHAEIRCDARNAPSAAIPRRLGFALPNDEEGEGRLQVWTLPLVR; the protein is encoded by the coding sequence ATGAGCGTCCCCGGCGAGCTGCGCACGGCGCGCCTGTATATGCGACCATGGCGCGCCGACGACGCGGCTCTGCTTCATCCGGTGCTCGTCGCCAATCAGGCGCACATCGCGCCGTGGATTCCACGCCGCGTCTCCGACCCCGCTACCGTTGCGCTGCTCGCCGAGCGGCTCAGCGGGTTCGCCGCCGACTTCGCGGAGGATCGCGAATGGCGGTACGCGCTCTTCACGCCGAACGAAGCAAAAGTCCTCGGCGAAGCCGCGCTGTTTCCACGCTCGGAAACATCGCGCGCGTCATTCGATGAATCCGATCGCGTCGAGCTTGGCTACTGGTTGCGCCAGGACGTCACGGGTAACGGTTTCGTCACGGAGGCGGTCGAGGCGCTGCTGCGTGTGGCGTCGAGCATCCCGCGATTCACCCACGCCGAGATTCGCTGCGACGCGCGGAATGCGCCCAGCGCGGCGATTCCGCGCCGCCTGGGCTTCGCGCTGCCGAACGACGAGGAAGGCGAGGGCCGCCTTCAGGTCTGGACGCTCCCGCTCGTTCGCTGA
- a CDS encoding protein kinase produces MPTQSPSPRRAAHSLHSDYRPSDAQRVYSSESGRTYRLDRLIGKGGFGEVFLATPTPHDDLPRQVCVKISDRLSAWLREAYFAELLAREPRALRVFDRFADVQGTQMRYCLAMEYAEHGDLGAWLARTGAQSERFVRREIAAILGALDGLHRGQALHRDLTPFNVFVCEGEQLKLGDFGIATHQRSRRGVTAEAFNPFNAPTEIAWGRVRRWQQRDDIYQVGLIAALLLHGDITSPMRSKDVRTLPCSDHLKEVIHRCLGVRGKRYEAAGDLIAALRQRPEEVRLARVQSLKAMRLSFTGFLSRPRSEAMAAAKKAGAIVQSKPGQSTDILVRGRPNTQQIAGKAGGTKLMDVRRLAARGHMVRVIGERQFWRLAEAGAAKRQPTRRRNAK; encoded by the coding sequence ATGCCGACTCAGTCTCCCTCGCCGCGGCGCGCTGCGCACAGCCTGCATTCGGACTATCGGCCGTCGGACGCGCAGCGCGTGTACAGCTCCGAGTCGGGCCGCACGTATCGGCTCGACCGGTTGATCGGCAAGGGCGGCTTCGGCGAAGTCTTTCTCGCGACGCCGACGCCGCACGATGATCTGCCGCGACAAGTGTGCGTGAAGATCAGCGACCGCTTGTCCGCGTGGCTGCGCGAAGCCTACTTCGCCGAGCTGCTCGCGCGCGAGCCGCGCGCATTGCGCGTGTTCGATCGCTTCGCCGACGTGCAAGGCACGCAGATGCGTTATTGCCTGGCCATGGAATACGCGGAGCACGGCGACCTGGGTGCGTGGTTGGCGCGAACGGGCGCACAGTCCGAGCGGTTCGTGCGCCGGGAGATCGCCGCGATACTCGGCGCGCTCGATGGGTTGCATCGCGGTCAGGCGCTGCATCGCGATCTCACGCCGTTCAACGTGTTCGTGTGCGAGGGCGAGCAACTCAAGCTCGGCGACTTCGGCATTGCGACGCATCAGCGGAGTCGCCGCGGTGTGACGGCGGAGGCATTCAATCCGTTCAACGCGCCGACCGAGATCGCGTGGGGACGGGTGCGCCGTTGGCAGCAGCGCGACGACATCTATCAGGTCGGGCTCATCGCCGCGTTGCTGTTGCACGGCGACATCACGAGCCCAATGCGCAGCAAGGATGTCCGCACGTTGCCGTGCAGCGATCATCTCAAGGAAGTCATTCACCGCTGCCTCGGCGTCCGCGGCAAGCGTTACGAAGCCGCCGGTGATTTGATCGCCGCGCTTCGGCAACGACCCGAGGAAGTTCGGCTCGCTCGCGTGCAGAGCCTGAAGGCAATGCGTCTCTCGTTCACCGGATTTCTCAGCCGCCCGCGCAGCGAAGCGATGGCCGCCGCGAAAAAAGCCGGGGCGATCGTCCAGTCGAAGCCCGGCCAATCGACCGACATTCTGGTGCGCGGCCGGCCCAACACGCAGCAGATCGCCGGCAAGGCGGGCGGCACGAAACTGATGGATGTGCGGCGACTCGCCGCGCGCGGACACATGGTGCGCGTCATCGGCGAGCGTCAGTTCTGGCGACTCGCGGAAGCCGGCGCGGCGAAGCGACAACCTACTCGACGGCGCAACGCGAAATGA